The Syngnathus scovelli strain Florida chromosome 19, RoL_Ssco_1.2, whole genome shotgun sequence region ATTGGCGATATatcaaatttaaataaatattaatattttgcTTCACCTTTTCTCCACAAAGCAACTGCTATATAAATCCCGTATACTGTATAGTTTTTACGTTAGATGTATTTTCCTTTACACAAAGTATGTGTGTTGCAGTGACAGAATGACGGCCGAGGAGTGTCTCCTTCACCCGTGGATCAAGGTTAGAGTATGTCTTCTTGTATTcttctgtcattttttaaaaaattctttTTAGCACTGACCCATCTGTTTCTCTTGCAGCCCCTGACGCGGCAACAGAAAGCGAAGAGGAGTCGATCATCCATAAACATAAAGAACTTCAAGAAATTCAACGCCAGAAGGAAGTGGAAGGTACATAatctacactttttttttttttttttttgcacatgtgTTGGTTGTATTGTAATTTATATAGCTGTGCTTTTGGTGTCCTCAGATGTCCTACAACATGGTTTGGATCTGCAACCGTCTGGTCCGCTTAAAACTGTTGCGTAAAGGCACATCTGATGCACCTGAGGTAAAATATCAATTCACGGAGCAGTTACGTGATAAGAAAAAAATTACTCAGCTGCATCATACTGACCTGTGGTAACAGTCATTCCCTCTATTTTCCCCCCAATATCCTACAGAGACAGTGtgaaagtgacacggaagacacaGAGAGCAAACCTGCATCGTTGCTACGAAGACGACTCAGTAGCAATTCATAAAAtcagccacaagagggcagcagtGAACCTAAGGAGAGACTTTTTACTGCTGCATTCTCAATGTGGATGTAGCATAAGATCAAGAAATATTGTATGGAAAGGCGTTTTCATATTCATGAGGCACACTAACTATGCATGCAAATACAATGGCCAAATGCTTGAAATGTCGTCCTGTAATGGGAAATGTGAGTGGAAAAAACAGCAGCATGAAAACTTTGTTTTTCCCTGCATTTTATGCCCTCCAAAAGCTCAATGTTGACTTTCCATTTCAAAAACATTCCTACCTCAACATTTTAATCCCCCATAAGAAAGAATTAATTGTTTAAATAACTGTACAGGCTATGCTTGGTCATGTTTTAGCTTTTATCCACACGTTGTGTTATCTCCTTCATGAAATTAGAAAATAATACAACTCACCAAACAACTTGCTTATTTTGGGCTGGtctagatattttttttctactttgaaATATGAAAAAGGCTGAAAAGCAAGACCTTCCTCTAATTTTTAATAGCGTTACAAAGACTTACAAAGAAAAGATTTGACAGGGACCGAAATGAAAGTTTTGGGTTGGATTTTGCAAAACAGTGAGGataaagcggttcagaaaatggatgaaggtTGTGAAAGTGTGAGAAACGTcgtggaagaggaagaagaagcggaGGGGAGTAAGGCTTCCTGGGTGTTTagctagaaaacaaaaaaatatatatatattttttaaaaagtctcCAATAACTTCAGATGAAAAGTAATGCGTGTCTTACATGGAGGTCATGTCATTGAGCGCGTGGTCCAGTTCCTCGCTGATGGCTTTGTACTTGAGTTTCTGCGCGTACAGCTCATCTGGGGAAAGGCAACACAACAATTAGCGGTGAGGAAGGTAAAAGCTTCATTTGTCTTTATATAGGTGAAGTTTATATTATTCgaaaatgtcatccaagtaaaaaaaatgttgaacctctgtacaataaaataaagtaaaacaaCCCACACTTTGAAGAATGCTTGGTGTTTTCTTACCTTCCAGATCATCAATAGTCTTCTCCAGCTTGGCCACAGACCTCTCAGCAAACTCCGCTCTGGTCTCAGCCTAATCACCACAAAACATTTCATATTAATATTTTCATCTCTTGAAGGGATTCAAAATATTTGAGCCTTTCTCACCTCTTTCAGTTTATCCGTCAGGATCTTGATCTCCTCCTCGTATTTGTCCTCCTTCTGGGAGTACTGTGTGGACAGATTCACTCAGATGAAAACATGCACACAATATCTCGCCATTTTGTATTTGTGAGTCATGTTGGCTTACCTTCTCCGCCTGAGCCTCCAGAGACTTCAGGTTGTTGGTGACGTTCTTCAGTTCTTCCTCCAGCTCGGCACATTTACTGCGTTTATGTTGGAACAGAAACGGACTGTGTCAGAATAGTAGGTACCTCGCGAGTCAAATGTTCTGTGGCAACAAGGAAGCAGGTTTAAAAACGTGTGGCGAGAAACTTACGCCTCGGCCAGCTCGGCTCTTTCCTCCGTACGCTCCAGCTCGCCTTCCACGATGACCAGCTTACGAGCCACCTGCACCACCACGACATTCCCAGAGTAAATGGGCATACCTACCTGCAGGAAGTGCGGAGGTCCGACTCACCTCCTCGTACTTGCGGTCCGAGTCCTCTGCGATGTGCTTGGCTTCCTTCAACTGGATCTCCTGCAGCTCCATCTTCTCCTCATCCTTCAAGGCCCTGTTCTCAATCACCTTCATGCCTCTGCGCAGGCACATAAGGAATAATAAATATCCTTTGTTGCCATCTGGTGGAATCTTGGTGGTTTTTATGAGTTGATGGTGTTTTGTAATCATTCATGCAATTGAGTATAAATGCCAAAATTATTGTGCAATGTCTCTAAAGGTGGTGTTAGCGAGTATACAATTATTTACGTAACATGGCTTGAATATTTTGATATTTATAcgaccaattttttttctcttttgcttTGAGCATCCTCCATTTCAACGATTACCTTTCGCTCTCATCAGCCGCCTTTTCGGCCtcctccagcttctgcagagcgGTGGCCAGCCTCTCCTGAGCTCGGTCCAACTCTTCCTCCACAAGCTGGATGCGCCTGTTCAGGGAGGCCACCTCTGCCTCGGCCTGTGCACACAAATTGTACAGGCTGAGTCACACAAACTGGTGTGATAAAGTGTGACCACACCAGGTAATGATAAAATTCCATATGAACGATGTAAATTATCTTCATGATTGCTTTGCTAAAAAAGAATACATAAAATTAGATGCAAACAAGACATTTTCCAGAAATAAAATGTCTTGGCCGCTATCAGGTAGCGCTCAAACAGGCTTGCACCTAAAAAGGAGCGGGGCCATTGTTAAGCTACGAGTCGAGGTTTAGCGGCTGACATCATGGCCCAAGCGGGAGCCCTGAATCCCCTCGACAGCTGTGGGTGCGTGTgctggggggggcgggggtctcCATCCAGAGCATGAGGAGAATGGAATGCAGTGTGGCTTGATGAGGCTTGATTTACACTGGCAGCTTTGATCAAGCAATACGACCATTTTAAAAAAGTGCTGGTGCTTTTATTGGGTGACAAACtactaagtgtgtgtgtgttttttttttaattttgtcactCACGTCGGCAGCCTTCTTGTCGGCCACCTCCAGCTTCTCTTGAGCATCCTTGAGCGCCTCAGAGTATTTGTCCAGCTCGTCCTCCGTCCCCTTCAGCTTCTTCTGCATCTGCAGGAGCTCGTCCTCATGCTGCAGCGATAAAAAACAGTCGGCCATTGTTGTAGTTATTGTCGCCCAACATTTCAGAGGCAGAGAATTAGTGGCCCACCTGTTTGCTTCTGTCCTCCGCCGCTTTCTTGTCGGCTTCCGCTTGCTCGGCCTGGTCCAAAGCGTTCTCCTTGTCCAGCTTGAGCATCAGCATCTTCTTCTTGATGGCCTCCATTTTGGCTTACTATTGTTATTCTTTTCTTTAGCAGAGAGGACAATGAGATGAGAAGGACAGACAGAAGGACGGGATGACGGATGCCCAAGTCTGGCAACGGGGATGAGACACCAAACTCTGACCAAGATGGAGGGCGGACTTTTATACGGGGGGCCGAGGAGGGGGACGCCCCCACTTTGGGATTCATCCCTGTGGACGCACCCTCCATTTGGACACACCCTGACTTGCAGCATCCTGCGCTTCTCCTTtcactttgttttttatttttaaatatgattCCAGCATTTtgttattaattttaaaatgtaattgaaCTCCATTTTCTTTTACCTTTACGtactgccacttgctgtcgactgaaaatgacatcacagtaccATCAGGAGCTCACCTGTTAcctgggtttggtcatgtgacatttgcaagCTTAGCCTCAACCCATTATCTGAGTCGTCGTCTTGTTCTGGTCGAAATAAGAAAaggttactgtgtgtgtgtgtgtcgtgagTAATGCTACTAGTTTAGCATGTTGACTCACAGCTGTTGACGCCGTCAAGTGAGCACAAGTCTGTTCTAATCTGGTGTGACACTCTGTGAGTTTGCACTGCGACATACTGTAATGCCACAGCCCCGCCGCTTGCTCTCTGACTCAACGTCAACGACAGCATGTCCCACACCATCTTACAAACTTGTGAGAGatagtgtgtgcgcgcacatgtGTGAGAAAATGTGAGTATGTGTGTCTCTGTGCATGTAAGTGGCTTCACTTCCTGATTATTGTCAATAATAAATACTTAACAGTACTAAAATACAGGCATGATTTTTTTGCAGTTGTATTATATTATTAGTTACAATTGCAGTTACTTTGTTGCAACCTGGGGATGTTGGACAGAAATTACATTAACTGGGAGTTGGCACATCATAAGAAATGATTGTGATTTGAAAAGAATAATCACTCATTTATTTACAGTTGTGTTAATGCTAAAGCTGAGCCTAATAAATCGCATATCAAAAAGTGACGCACGTCTTCTTGTAGGCTCAAATAGAAAGGATGCGCAATAAAGCATGTCATTAAAATGCATTGTGACTGAGTCGTCTGTGTGGGCCACGATGAAGGAGCGAGCGAGAGATGTCCAACCGGACGGCACACACAGAAGAGTCGGTGGCTGGACATTCCTGCCTTGTAACTGTAGTCCATCACCTGGCCTGCGCCGACTATAATTGGGGGTCTCCTGGGAGAGGGGGGCACAGTGGCAACGACAAGCGTATATATGGACCGATGGAGGTGGGGGCAACAAGGGGGCTGTGACTATGTCAGTTATTCCTCTCTGTGGGCCCCTGCGGGTTATTAATAACC contains the following coding sequences:
- the tpm3 gene encoding tropomyosin alpha-3 chain yields the protein MEAIKKKMLMLKLDKENALDQAEQAEADKKAAEDRSKQHEDELLQMQKKLKGTEDELDKYSEALKDAQEKLEVADKKAADAEAEVASLNRRIQLVEEELDRAQERLATALQKLEEAEKAADESERGMKVIENRALKDEEKMELQEIQLKEAKHIAEDSDRKYEEVARKLVIVEGELERTEERAELAEAKCAELEEELKNVTNNLKSLEAQAEKYSQKEDKYEEEIKILTDKLKEAETRAEFAERSVAKLEKTIDDLEDELYAQKLKYKAISEELDHALNDMTSI